TCACCGTTGAGGAAGTCTTTCATCAGCAGTGTTGCTTTTGCATCGCCGTTTAATTGGCGCTCACATGTCGCCACCATGGCGTGATATTTCTCTTGCTGCGTTGCCCAGCCATGGAACATGTATGTAGGCACAAAGTAAGACAGGGCGCTGGTCATTGAGCGAAAATTTTCAATCCCGTGCTGATGTAAATCTTGCTCAAGCCCTTTAGCACCAAATTGCCAAAAACTTGTTGGTAGATATTTGTCATCAGCCTGCTTCATGTCCTGGCTAATGATTGATATATGGTCTTTCCACATGGCTTTTCCTTGCTCGCCTATTAGGTATTTTGCAGCGTTGACGCGCTAGGTTTTGGTACACAATAAAGCACCGTTTCCAACAGCATGTCGCCATAGACACGCAAATACATGTCGTAATTCGGGTTCATTTCGTTGATGAGTGCCGGTATTTTCCACAGATCACTCGGTGTGTGATAAAGGCAAATAGCCAGTACCGGCGTATAGTCTTGAATGATATTTCTAGCACCATTCAACGCGGCGACTTCGGCGCCTTCGACGTCCATTTTGATAAAATTTGGCTTGGCGGAGTACACCACATCATCTAAGGCTACACAGTTGATGGTTGTGGCATCGAGACTATCAAGTGATAGCTTGCTTGAAGTATTTTGACTGGCATCAAAGCTTAGTTGCGCACTTTCACTCCATACTCCCGCAGGATAGACAAAAATATGCGCGCTACTATTAGTTTGAGACAATTTAGCGCTAGTACGACTTAACCGGGTAAGGTTGGCGGTATCTGGCTCAAAGCTGGCACAATATTCAATGACTTTATTGTACTTGTCGGCGGCGAAAAATAGCTGTTCAAGTGTGTCGCCAATGTAGGCGCCTGCATCAATGAACCTGATTCGTTCAAGAGTGGCAAGGGCAGGAACATCTTCACAAAAGTACTGTATTTGGCTGTCAGGAATAGGGTAGTCCGCTATGTCAAAATCGGTTCTAAATCTGACTATTTGATCAAGTAGTTGCCTGCTCTTGTCATCCGACAGTAAATGGCGAAATTGTTCGATCCCCGCACCATCAACACGTTTGCTCTGGTCTTGGTCAAACCAAAGGCTATGGACTTTCAATTGTTCAATAATCGCAGGGAAGGCATGCAGTGACTCGGTAAAGTCATAAACTTTAGTAAACCCCTGTGATAGTAATTGCGCTTTGATCTTGCTAGAGATCAAGCCAACCGAGATATAGATGGGCACATCTTTATTTGCGATAGGTTCTGGCCTAAGTACGGCTAAGCCTTGAACACTGGTTTTATTAGAAAAGCCGTCAATAATGCCAATGGGATTGATGTTAGGTAATGGTTTGATTGTATTTAAGAAAATCTCGCCTTGAATACCTGCGCCAAAGATATAAATCTCAGTCATCAGCAGACCCTCCATATAACATCATTCTAAGGCTGTCAGTCCAGCCGTCGTTGAGCTTGCTATATTGCTCTCTTAACATGAGCTTTGATACTTTACCTGTAGCGGTTAGCGGCAGCTCATCAGGGAAGAAGTATTTTAACGGCCGCTGGAAGGCGGCGAGCTGTTTATTGGCTAACTTCCTTAGCTCAGACTCAATCTTTTTCGACTCAATCGTATTGGGCTCAGCAATACAGATAGCCACTATCACTTCACCTAACAGGGTATCTTCAACACCAATCACTGCGATTTCGTGGATTGCACTGTGTTGCAATAAAACGCTCTCGATATCTTTAGGGTAGATATTTATCCCACCCGAAATAATGATATCTTTTTTTCGCCCTACATAGCTGAGGAAACCATCTGCGTCTTTTTCGCCTAAATCGCCAGTAAGGAAATACTCTTTGTGGAACGATTGCTGCGTTAGTACCTGCTGCTGATAATAACCGCTAAATGCTAGCGGCGTGCGCACAGCAATTTCGCCAACAGTATCCTTGGTAACCTCCTTATATTCATCATCGAGTATTACAAGGTCTATGTTGTTACATGCACTGCCAACGGTTTGATATTTAGCCGAGGCCTGAGCTGGAGATAAATTAGTGGCAACGGCAATTTCTGTCGCGCCGTAAATTTCATGGAAGTCACAACCGATAGCGTTAAATACCTGCGCTTTGAACTTGGCATCAATCGGTGCTGATGATGTCACTATGGTGTTTAACGATGTCAGTTGTTTTGCATTGGCGATAAGCTGTTTCTTTAACGCGTATAAGTGCGAAGATACCGAGATGACGAAGCTAACTTGATATTGCTCCACCAGGTTTAGCCATTGACTAGGGGTGAACTTACCTAGGTGCACCATGGTGCAACCAAGCAGTAATGGTACGAATGTTAGTCGTTGACCCAGTGAGTGGAAGAAGGGGGATGCGCACAAACTCACATCGCGCTCAGTTAAATGATACAGCTCCCATGATTGCTTGGCTCGTTCCAGCTTGACCTGCTGTGAGATCATAATTGGCTTTGGCGCACCGGTCGAACCAGAAGACAGGGTGATCAAAAAATCTTGTGCTCCTTGCCAGCTGGCTATGCGTGCGTCTAGCTCGGCTGATACTCGGTTATTGCCTTGCGAGATTTCGGCATTATTTTGCGAAACAGCTGATAAATCAACAGCTGACAAATCAATGGTCGCTATAGCGTGTTTTGCTTGAGCCGTTTTTTGAATGGCGCCGGCGCTACCAGCCAATATGTTGGCATCAACGGCCTGGCAGGCGCGTATC
This DNA window, taken from Shewanella maritima, encodes the following:
- a CDS encoding FkbM family methyltransferase gives rise to the protein MTEIYIFGAGIQGEIFLNTIKPLPNINPIGIIDGFSNKTSVQGLAVLRPEPIANKDVPIYISVGLISSKIKAQLLSQGFTKVYDFTESLHAFPAIIEQLKVHSLWFDQDQSKRVDGAGIEQFRHLLSDDKSRQLLDQIVRFRTDFDIADYPIPDSQIQYFCEDVPALATLERIRFIDAGAYIGDTLEQLFFAADKYNKVIEYCASFEPDTANLTRLSRTSAKLSQTNSSAHIFVYPAGVWSESAQLSFDASQNTSSKLSLDSLDATTINCVALDDVVYSAKPNFIKMDVEGAEVAALNGARNIIQDYTPVLAICLYHTPSDLWKIPALINEMNPNYDMYLRVYGDMLLETVLYCVPKPSASTLQNT
- a CDS encoding class I adenylate-forming enzyme family protein — its product is MSVIYDYFHRAATRFPDKLALVDAEDTYTYAQLLAEIETLACKIIDKSGQQRPRVALITDNQKDNICTCLAIAKLNGCCIPMNGQLLPAQLIRACQAVDANILAGSAGAIQKTAQAKHAIATIDLSAVDLSAVSQNNAEISQGNNRVSAELDARIASWQGAQDFLITLSSGSTGAPKPIMISQQVKLERAKQSWELYHLTERDVSLCASPFFHSLGQRLTFVPLLLGCTMVHLGKFTPSQWLNLVEQYQVSFVISVSSHLYALKKQLIANAKQLTSLNTIVTSSAPIDAKFKAQVFNAIGCDFHEIYGATEIAVATNLSPAQASAKYQTVGSACNNIDLVILDDEYKEVTKDTVGEIAVRTPLAFSGYYQQQVLTQQSFHKEYFLTGDLGEKDADGFLSYVGRKKDIIISGGINIYPKDIESVLLQHSAIHEIAVIGVEDTLLGEVIVAICIAEPNTIESKKIESELRKLANKQLAAFQRPLKYFFPDELPLTATGKVSKLMLREQYSKLNDGWTDSLRMMLYGGSADD